Within the Oncorhynchus kisutch isolate 150728-3 linkage group LG13, Okis_V2, whole genome shotgun sequence genome, the region aacactctaaagcttctaaaaccgttcaaattatgtatgtatgtaaagcagaactctcagggcagccattctcccaaactctctcctGCCTTCatgaaagttgggccaactttgacgtcatcgcccccacccttcccaaccagctacagatctgggaacagttcctatctcttcagcgcggtgtcctctTTCAGTGGGGCCTCTCTTTGTGAGAATCGCAGCGCTCCCTCGAGTTTTGGCGGGCTGAAACCTCTgggtcacgcgaaaatacatgTACTTTCATGCGCGCGTCTGGTCCGGAGCTCTCTTTCTTCCAGGATTGACCAAACGATTTCGGTTTGTCTGTTCGGGCTAAGGTTTGTTTTGCATGTTTAGAACATgttaaagcttgattctgcacttagtttgatcagtttagtcgacatataatatgtaattttgaagtttagatgcgcatcgactagaattttggctgcatttcaaccggaatttgtcgcgtttggtaacctaaagacacagacttgaaaaccaaacgcagtttttggtaagtagaactccttccacgtcttctgatcgaagaacatcaaaggtaagggaatatttatgtgttaattatgggtttctgtggactccgagatagaggagacataatgctaatttctgagcgccgtctcatattatagcccagtgaacgaattctgtaacgttaaaaataaatgtaacacagcggttgcattaagaagaagtgtatctttctatctatatgtagaacatgtatatttagtcaaagtttatgatgtgtattgcttgttatctgacgttagcTCCGGCAgatatcataatttctccggacatttgagtagcattttgtgaacatgccgtcattgtaaacagagatttatggatataaatagcatattattgaaaaaaacataaatgtactgtgtaacatgtcctattactgtcctctgatgaagattttcaaaaggttagtgaattatttttcttttaatcctgcgtttgttgattgcattttttggctattcaaattagctgtgtctttggtggtggtttgacataaatatgtgctatgttttcgccgtaaaacattttagacatctgacttgctggctagatgaacaaggtgtttatctttcatttgagctattggacttgttaatgtgtggaggttaaatatttctaagaatatttttgcattccgtgcgccaccatTCCAGCTGAACGTGGGAGGGGTTGTTCCCAAAAGGGAACCCTACCCCGTCAacatcatttctaacttgttaactgatagttagtttttgctaccatgtgggtttttagCTTGCTTCAGCCTGCTAACTGAAGAGTGTTAATTTACCTCTTTCCACACGTTTCATTGTAAAACATTTATCTGACAAAGGAGTTGTTCAATCTAACTgtttaactatttatctgtacatggaaatGTATTTGGGTTTTTTACTCATtgttttctaatctttacaggaaaatgccacaggcactatctgatgtgtggagacatttcactgcagctaatgtagaaataaaatctgtgtacatttgcaaatactgtgccaaatcatatgtgaataATGCagcaaagatgcagaatcatctggccaagtgcataaagttccctcagcactCACAACAAGCAACTGACAAAAGtctctctacttctattcgaggtgaaaatgaagaatcagacaccttatcgataacagctcatggtcctcatGGAATCAGAaggttttttgactcaatggaggaatgtAGTCAGataaatgctgatgaatgtcttgctcgagctgtgtatgcaactggttcacctctgattcTCACAGGCAAtatgtattggaagagatttctgaatgttcctcgcccagcatacacccctccaactatacatgctttatctactcatttgctggatgcagagttcagagttcaagtgaaggtcaggcaaaccatagagaaagcagactgtattgcaatcatctctgatgggtggacGAATGTTCGCGGggaaggaataattaactacatcatctccacccctcaaccagtactctacaagagcacagacacatgGGACAACAgacaccagtctctacattgcagatgagctgaaggccgTCATCAATGACCTTCGACCACAGAAAGTacttgcactggtgacagacaatgctgtgaacatgaaggctgcttggtctaaagtggagactcacatcacacccattggctgtgctgctcatgcattgaatctgctcctcaaggacaacaTGGCACTAAAAACAATGGacacactctacaagagagccaagtaaatggttaggtatgtgaagggtcatcaagttatagcagcaatctacctcaccgagcaaagtgagaagaacaagagcactacattgaagctgcccaacaacacccattggggtggtgttgtcatcatgtttgacagtctcctggaggggaaggagtctctccaagaataCCCAGAATatcatatcacagtctgccgacaGCCCCATCAAGACGATCCTCCAGGATGATGTAAtgtgggagagagtggtaagcagcctgaaacctacagcagtagccattgcacggattgagagAGACAATCCCATCCTATCTGATGTCCaaactctgcttgcagatgtaagagaataaatctgtactgccctgcccacttcactgttgctccaagcagaagAAACTGCAGTTccgaaatacatcaaaaagtgtgaaaacttctgcctgaagcccatacacgccgcagcgtacatgttggaccccaagtaggcaagagcatcctgtctggtgcagggatcaacaaggcctatggtgtcatctcGCCACCTttgcctggatgagggcaaggttcttggcagtctggcgaagtacacttccaagcaagggctttgggatggagatgcaatacggcagtcgtgccaacatatctcatcagccacctggtggaagggactttgtggatctgaggctctttccgctgttgcctccatcatcctccaaatcctaccaacatcagccgcctcagagcgcaactgctccttgtttgggaacacacacaccaaagcacgtaacaggctgaccaatacaagggttgaaaaattggtggccatccgtgCAAAtgtgaggctttttgagcctgacaacgagccatcctcaacaaggttggaaaatgacagtgaagatgaggcctcagtctgatgttcaagaggtggacattgaggaagtcccgggagaagacatggaagcctgagaggatgacaaccaaagctttagtttctagactaacATTTTACatatgtatgttgaaaacatttttgggagatgtgatggctcattggggatcattcaatattcccttttatTGTTCAGTGAAATCTTcacatgtgaagagtcaactcacttaattaaagttcaattcataacaaaattgtttttttttatttctattggaaggatttcatAATTTGCAATTATGTATACTTATGaaaaggtaaaaggtttatgttcctgtctccatatgatatggtaaatatatccaatgcaaaaagcatctacatttaaatggtattaatattcatttgcatatatttccgttaattcctatatattcccgttaattcccacggaaggtttccacctctgaatattccccaaaatgtgcagccctagttaggattagggttattgCAAGTAGTTACACTGTACATACATTATAGCTACAGTGTAATTTAAAGTGCACATCCAGACAGTATTTAAGATCAATGTACAGAAGAAAAAACTGTTACATGGTTACAAAAATCATTTATTGAAAAAAGTATAATTTGTGgataaaataaaatgtgaaatTCTTCCAAAAACAACACGCACTTAACATAAAAAAGCAATAGCGTATAAAACTAAATTTGATTGGATTTCTAATATTCTATTTATTTCCAATTTTAACAACAGTTTATTACTGTAATCATTTATCTGTAGTTAACAAAATATACAACTTTCTAGCCTCAAACACAACTCTGGAACTTGAAGCCAGTTCCTTAGCTTTTTTTCATTGTtcctctctaatcagggactgatttagaactgggacaccaggtggggtaaattcattatcaggtaacacagaaaaccagcaggctccagacctcgtagggtaagagctgaaggtattcaactcttaccctacgaggtctaccttcaactcttaccctacgaggtctggagcctgctggtctAGAACATAAGTAAACATCTAAACTGAATTTTAAGGAACTGGACAACCTATGAATTCATCTTTTGACAGACCAGTCTAGAATCTTGTGGTCCCTATTTTCATGCTTTACACTGGGGGGCCCTTTAAGTCTATCATTCAGTCATTCTGATCAATATAGATAGTACTCATTTGCAAGATATATTATAATATTCACTTTTGCTTTCTTTCAACTACTATAGTAATGCCATAAAACGTCTAGAGAAACAAGCTCATGTACAGTACTGCACATCAGATCTACTGTTGAATACAATAACAAAAAGCTGTGCATTGGAGCCCCATGCAAACAACATAGAACACTTTGtgattaaataaacaataaaatcaTAGCAAATATTAACCGGAATTTGTTTCTGAAAATGGAGTAACAGCCCATACCTGTTGTTCATTACTCATATATCTATTGATTAGTAAACTATTTTACTAAGTCATGGTGATATTATTCACCAATAGTTACACATAAACAGAAATGTTTCAAAAATGCTTTTGTAATGTCAAGAAAGGATATGTTAGTAATCTTTTCTCTGaatattaaaataaatatattaagaGGCATTATAAAtcagaaaataaaaacatgtaaaggTTGAATAGCAGCATAGATGAGATCTAAAAACCCAGAGCTTTGAAAAAATAAACTAGAGTaatgctaccctattccctatttagtgcactagttTTTGCCAAGGGCCCATAaggttttggtcaaaagtagtgtactatatagggaatagcctgccatttgggatacatacCTAATCACCACCTGGAGAGGAGAGTCCCTTGGAGCCAAATTTAGTCATGCTTGACCAGTGTTACTGGTGACCAGTGTTACTGGTGACCAGTGTTACTCATTGCACTATATCAAGGAGTCTGATCCATTGCATCCTATTACATGGAATATATACAGCAAATATGTAAAAATCAAATATAACACTGACAGTAAGACAGCATGAGGCATCAATTCCATGTTGGCTAGTATTAAAAAAGTAAAAGAAAAAAGAAATAATAAAAGAGAAAAAATCATTTCctaagattattattattattattattattattattattattattatcatcatcatcaagaGCAGCTAATAAAAAGCAACAAAAATTATTGGCACATGCTTTTGTACAGCAATTCATCTTTCCAGTTATTGCAACTATTCAAGTACACATATACATAAGGACAGTGATAAATTAAGGTGAAAGACAACATATTATTTGGCTGCCTACGACAATTCTAATCAGATGGTTTGCAAGATGTTCTGGAATCATTCTGGAAGATTCTTTATTGTCCTTGTGAGAGGGATGATGCTGCTTGTATAGTACCAAGTCTACCGTTCACTTGAACTGTTTTTGTGGGGGCATTGACCTGAATAAAATAGATGAAACATGAAAACCCGTGTTATTTTTTGCTCTGTACCAATTAAAAATTGCCTGACATTGAGTTAAAGTTAACAGAGTTCAGATCATGCAAGAAGTAAAATATTTTGTAAAGAATGAAAGTGTTTTTTATTGTATTTGTCTCATTGATCAATCTAACGGAACAATGCATTGCTCAAGCTGCACAGCCCCACAGACTGTGGAACTACGTGATGGAATCTTGGTCTCCAGCTAGCACAGAATGTTTCCCAGGAGTTGTTTGTTCGTTCACAGACATGTTGCAACAAAAGACAAGGTAATACTAGGTGAGAAATGGTGGGTAGTCACCTGGCTGGTGAGTTCCCATGTGAGTGCATGCACAAAAGGTCATTTATGATCACCTCCATTTGCTCTATCTGAAAACATTGAATTGACAACCTGATCACATGACTAAACTTTCTCCCAATAACTGTCTCCCTCTTTTGTGTGTTACTAATGTATTGTTAGTGTGGCTGCCTGCAGTACTGAATATACTGTACCTTCTTCAGGCGATCAGCTGCAGAGCCAGAGCGGATGGCCTCCAGCATTGCGTCCCGGGCCAGAGCGGGATTCCGcccagcccccagaggctccccCACCATAGTGGGCTTGGgctgagtggagggaggggcaggaggaggaggagggagcatAGAGGGGGGTGGAGGTGGCGGAGGCAAaaatggaggagggggaggcatgGCAGGGAAGGCATCACACACATCCTCCTCAGTCTTCCTGAACTTGTCAAGCTCCTCTGCAGCCTGGGATATGGTCTGTGGAGCGTAGAGAGGGGAACAATGGCAGTCCAGATACATAGACCCATTTGACGGCTGctttcacacgcacgcacacacacaacgtcCCTCTTATACCTTGTTAACCCCAGTGGCAGCAAAACAAAGGTTAAAGGCATTTCAAACAGCTTTGCTCTAAGTTAAGCTGTCGCTAGCCTGGATCTACTTTAGCTCCTCCAACTGAATTTAACAGGTAGCTAAGGAATAGAATCAAGAACTCCCATCAAACATTCCATTCTTTTTTTATCAAACCTAAATTCCACGTTATTGCCCTGAGAACCTGATTTAGTAATGCACATTTCTGAGATTCCTGCTGGTGAGCTGGGCAGGAACATTCTAGAGCTCACCACATCGGGCCTCCCTCACAACTACACATTTCCTCCTCTCATTTCACCATGGTCCTTATATGAAAACAAACCAGATCACATTCAAGGGGAACGCAAATAGactcatatatatataataaacatAGTGCTGCTTGTTCTCCTGAAATGAGCTATTCAGTGACAAGCAACAGATCCCCTGTACTACATCAAGACATTGCAAAACCAAAGCAAAACCCCATCTGACTCTTGGCTATAGCTTACCTTCCTTAGCCCTGCAGTGTTACTTTGGCCTCTAATGGCTGCCAGTAGCGCACATCGCTCATTCTCTTCCTCAACAAAGGACGATTTCTTCAAAGTGCTGCTTGCACTTGAGTCCGATACCTAGTCCGACAGGGAAAATCAGGGAAACCCCCTAGATTACACTCATTATAAGTAGCTGTAGACTTGcacttaaaaaaagaaaaaagaaaaacagtGATCTTTGTGAAGTTAGCATGacgggcctctctctctcacctttctgAGCCTCTCCTTCCCATCCCCACACTGGATGGCTGACATCAGAGTGGTGTGTAGCGACGTGTCCACCTGGACCGACTTCATGATCACAGGTTTGAACTTCTTCACCGGCCCATACAGACTGACCTGCTGGGGCTCTGGGAGGTCGTTGCTGGCAGCAGCTGCTCGTGGTGGTTCAGGCTTCTTTGCCAGGGCTGGATGACCTTTGGGACCTAGTGTCTCTGCAGGTGGTTGACCCTGCGAGGGCTTGGAGATGGCAGGTACCTGTTTAGTGGGGGATTGTGGTTCTGGTGTCATCTGACTGGGACTGTTGGGCCCATGCTGCTTAGTGTTATTGGCCACTGTATCAGAGTCCAGTGACTTGGAGTTCCGTCCAGCAACTCGCAGGGTAGAACTGCTCCCATAACCACTCCTGTCCACTCCTTGCGTCGACTCACCAGAGACTACCCGTTTCTCTGCAGAGAGGTAGTCAGGGTAACATTTAGCACCGGCGTGataggacccagacccagagctGCTCTCCTTCTTCACTGGTACATTAGTAGATGTACCAGAGGAACGCTGTGGATTTACATGAAAGGATCGACCCTCTTTCTGATAGCCGTAACTGCCAGGTGGCCTTCTCATGGGGTCAGACAACTCCGTTGGTACTTCTTGGATGTTGTCAGCTTTGGCCATGGTGGGCTTCACAGCGTATTTAGCAATGGCAGAAGCTACGTACTGACTGGATGTTCTCCTGGATGGCTTGAGGAAGGAAAGATTTCTCTTCTGATCTTGGAGAATACCAGGGTTCAGTTTCATAGTCTTCTGCTGCACAGGAGTCTCTGAAACTGGAACTGAGGCCTTGCCCTCTGCTTCCTGTGAGATGTCCTTTGTTACCTCAACCACATCTTTGCATGTTTCCTTAGGTGTCATCTTGGCTACAGGTTCAGAGGCCTTAGGTGTTGCCTTGGCTGCAGGTGGCTCAGAGGCTACGACCCGATGGGTGGGTTTGTGGACCTCAGACTCTGGGCTCTGGGTCTTTGTGAAAGGGACAGGCCCTCTACTAGTGGGGACCGAATCTGCAGAAGTGTCCTGCTTCTCAGAGGAGCTCCGGAATGTTTTGGCTTTCCCCAGGAGTGGTGAGACAGAGTCATCTTTGTTGATCCCAGACTCAGAGGAACCGCCAAACTTGTTTCGGGCGATGGCTACTTTGACCATGTTACCCTGATCGTCAATTCTAATGGCACCTGTTGTCAGAGTGGCCGGGGTCTCTGCTGGCTTCTGAGGCCGGGTTGCAACTGCGGGCTTGGGAGGGACGATAGTGAATGTCTTCATACCAAATCGGGAGACTGGGCTACATGTGATTTTCGTTTGTGCTTGGGAGGCAGCGTGGCCTCTATATTTGGGAACCTCTTCCTCAGGGGACTTGGAATGGCTCTCTGGGACAGCGAGAGAGCTGTTGACAGGTGAGGCTTTCCTCTCAGCTCCCTCAGTGGACTCCCATCtttgaacttctactttagtCTTAGAGACCACTGCTGTATGGTCTTTCCCCATGGTGCCATTGGCAAGCTTCTTCCCTGGTGATTTGAGGCGCTGCGCGGGCTGTGGTTGAGCAGAGCTGACTTTGCTGGAGCCGTCAGACATACAggcgttgttgtttttgttctgtATGCCACCAACACTTGAATGATGAGGACTGTGGTTCAGGTTTTTATTGTCCGTTCTTTGAGAGCTACTCATTAGTGTGGCTTGGTGATCCGTCATGCTCGGTGTCTCGTAGTCCTCCAGGACTTCATCTATGGCTGTGACCGGGACCTCCATATCCACCACAGACACCGGGATGTCATTGCTCTCAGTGGACATCACGTAGGGGTGCTCTTGCACTGAAACAGCATCTATGTGACTTATATCTAGTGGACATGGACAAATGAAAATACATGTGTTAGCCGGCCTGCTTATTGACGATACAACAAATATTGGTTTGGTCCTGTGCATCCATTGTGGTTTCCAGGATGTAATTCATGTGCATTTGAtggacaataaaaaaaaatatatttgaatttgtgTACTACTAAAAGCTCACCTGCTAGATCTGCATCCAGATCAGCCAGAGTCTGGTTGAGCTGAGTGGTGAGCACTGTGTCCTCATCATAGATGTCCTTTGTTTTGCCTGCTTTGTCGTTGTGGCTGATATCACTGCTGTGTCTAAGGGAGGAGGGGGTAATACAAGTTAAGTTTTGAACTGTTCTGCAGGTAGCATAAAAGGAGAACTCAAGTTAACTCAAAAGTTTGAAAGTTACATTTAGGTGATGGTGGAGTCTACTGCCCTTGAAATATTTATTCATAGTACTTGTGTTTGAGTTTATATTTCTTTCACACTTGGTTCAAGGTGTCCACTGAGCATTCCTCTGTTTTATTCATGTGTTTCTTTTCTAAACTAACCTAAAATGGCATGGGGTTATATTTCTTCTCTTCTTGGCCAAGCCAAATAGAACTTTCCTCCTGCAGACTAGGTAGAGCCTATTTTCCTGAGAAAACCCCCAGAGCTTTCACTTTAGAGCCCAGCAGATTTAAGTGACGCTGCAGGCTTTGGAAGGTAGCCCCTTAGCTTCAACACACGTGGACTGCAGTGACTCAGTCAGGAAGCACTGTTGGCGCAGTAAAACAGGCCTTTAAAAACAAGCCGGCACAAAGACATGCGAGACGTGAGAAAGCTGACTAAATATTGAGAGACGCGAGGCAGAACTGAGAGCGAGGAGGGAGTTGGTAAATCACAGGGAGGATCTGACTCCAAGACTAGGTACCATTCTAATGACAAAAACAGCTTTAGCTAGGGTCTGCGACAAGGCTAGCAGTAGTAAGTGCATAAGGGTAGGATAACTAAGAAATAATAATTGAAAAGCAGTGTGAGTTTGACTTTGCTAAGTGTCCACCCTGAACATTGCTATGATAATGCAGTGAGCAGAGCAGGTCAGTGGTAGCACAGCTACAGTACCTGTGTCTGGAGCCCCACGTGGCACAGCCCTCGTCACTATCACTAGAACAGTCCTTGGTGAGAGGATGGATCATGGGGTGAGAGGAGCCAGAAGAGCCCAGGGAGAGGCTCCCGTCAGGGGAGGTAGGGTGAGTGGTGTCGGAGGCAGAGGGGGAGCTGACCAGGCCAGAGTCCTCAGCCATGCCCTCGGAGGCTGCATAGCCCTGGTCCTGGAAGCTGCCACTGCTGCCCATGGATAAAGTCTCCTCTGCCTCGGTGTCTGGGGTCTGGGGTCCTGCcacagagagacaccgagagTGCAGCCAAGCTGGTGTCCGGGCAGAGGGGTGGtagatcatcatcatcaacagcaTAATCATCAgtattattatcagtattatcAACTGACAGAAGAAAGCTGTATAATGATGTAAAATAAGCTGGTCTAGTTACAATGTTATCTGTGGTCTATTGAGAAGAACAAAAAGAAAGGTTGTACAAGCATGTGCATGCCAGAGAAAGGAGGGAAGCAGAGAGGGGAAGATTGAGAGAAATTGTATTATACAATGTCAGCTAGACATACAttctgagatacacacacacttgtggCTCAATGAAACCGCTACGTTGATGTGGGCAGGCTTAAACATACCGTATGATCCTGTACTCAGTATTTCCCATGAACGATATTGACATGTTGCATCATATACCGTAGTCCAATGGTCTCCCACTTGGCTTTGGAGCAAAACATTTAGATTGTATAATGTCTCACTTATCTCACTGCCCATCAAGCCAAAAGCAGGAGCattaatacatacagttgaagtcggatgtttacatacaccttagccaaatacatttaaactcagtttttccacaattcctgacatttaatcctagtaaacattccctatcttagatcagttaggatcaccactttctttcagaatgtgaaatgtcagaataatagaagataattatttatttcagctttcttTCATtgcattcccagtggatcaggagtttacatacactcaattagtatttgggagcattccccttaaattgtttaacttgggtcaaacgtttcaggtaaattgggtgaattttggcccattcctcctgactgactgatgtaactgagtcaggtttgaaggcctccttgctcgcacatgctttttcagttctgcccacaaattgtctataggattgaggtcagggctttgtgatggccactccaataccttgactttgctgtccttatgccattttgccacaactttggaagtatgcttggggtcattgtccatttggaagacccatatgcgaccaagctttaacttcctgactgatattttgagctgttgcttcaatatgtccacataactttcctgcctcatgaggcgatctattttgtgaagtgcaccagtccctcctgcagcaaagcatcccacaacatgatgctgccacccccgtgcttcacgattgggatggtgttcttcggcttgcaagcctccccctttttcctccaaacataacgatggtcattatggtcaaactgttctattttttattgatcagaccagaggacatttctccaaaaagtatgatctttgttcccatgtgcatttgcaaaccgtagtttggctttttttatggtggttttggagcagtggcttcttcctcgctgatcggcctttcaagttatgtcgatataggactcgttttactgtggatatagatacttttgtacctgtttcctccagcaccttcacacggtcctttgctgtggttctgggattgatttgcacttttcgcaacaaagtacgtttatctctaggagacagaatgcgtctccttcctaagcagtatgatggctgcgtggtcccatggtgtttatacttgcgtactattgtttgtacagaagaacgtggtaccttcaggcgtttggaaattgctcccaaggatgaaccagacttgtggaggtctacaattgttggaaaaattacttgtgtcatgcacaaagtagatgtcctaatcgacttgccaaaactacagtttgttaacaataaatttgtggtggttgaaaaacgagttttaatgactccaacctaagtgtatgtaaacttccgactttaactgtatgttCCATTTATTAGGTTTACAGTATTATCCAGCCAGCATGCAGAGCACACCACTGAGAAGTTGTTAGAGAGATGCTTTAAAGCCACCCAACCCATGAGTGTGTGAGAGCTGGGCCTGTCAACTTCAGGCAGAGCTGTAATGGTGAAGAgagcctgttcctggagatccAGTGACTCACACAGAGTGGCCCTCCCAAACCTTTCCCAGCACTGGCTTAGCCATCCAAAACAAATTATTACACAAACATGAACTCATCCTTGCTCCCATCACATAAACCCAAATCATGCACAAACCAAGTCAAGACTCTCAGgcagtaactctctctctgtgccagtaacactctctcacacacatccaGTCATAGACATCTATCATCTCTCTATCCACAACTTACTGAAACACACTAAGCCACATTACCAGCACACACAGACCAAAATCCCAATCACAAATAATTTCCTCATGGCCTCAATACACAAATGGTCTTAAGTCTTTAATGTcaaatgaaataataaaatattaatattttcATGCTTGTCCATTTCAAGGAAATCCTTGATCTCAATGATCTGTCTTGGACGCCATGCTAATTTTGCACTTGTAATGATAAATATGTTTTTAAATGCTTTTTTTGTACAATATAACACAATTAAAACCCACATGAATGCTGCTATTGACAAAGGCACTTAAAGGAGGGCTGAATATCTGGATAAGCTAATACAGAAGAGTTATTTATTTCACTCACTCCCACGTCCAACGTAAAAGCTAAAAACATGTAAACAAGAGTGACTTCTATATAGCTCTCCACTGATATGTTGTCGCAGTGACGCTGCTTCTCACAAACCCACTAATACTAACCAATGTCCAAGGAGCTAATCTCATAAAAAGGATGAACCCTCCACATAAAAAGTGTCATTGATTTATTGGTCACTCCTTAATGGAGACAACCAATCAGCATGCAGAGAAACAACAGCCTGGTTTCTAGTTACTAACCACTACAAACGCTAAGCAATAACATAGAAACCTATACCACCACCATCAAATCATTGATTTGGAGATATCGTATGACTTTCCTTACACCCTCATTTCAGAATGTCTACATCAATCACTCAACACTCAATACATGTATGGCTATTTCATCTGCACTTAAACAGCCTACTGATCACACACATCCCTGTCCCCATCAGCCCTACACGTCACGTTCCTCTTAGTTCTCTACCGTACCAACCACTGTATAACTAcctgaaatccaaaatggattatagtttatactgtatatacagacatttattttaaaaaagcCACAAAAACAATGAAAAGTCATCAACAAGAG harbors:
- the LOC109901703 gene encoding protein cordon-bleu isoform X3; this encodes MDFGEVNTATKPPIGKRMKSRAPPPPLAPEPAPRRIFRNAVPDGGGSAQGSMGSMVMDTKENMMRTSVDLHITLPQGYQTSSTVDGSKALMDLLVDLCSRYHLNPAYHTLELLSSEGLSLAFKPNSLLGSLDVVAISIREKVLQDKVVRKPPPKVPEKTVRLVVNYHRSQKAVVRVSPLVPLGSLVPAICEKCDFDPAHVLLLKDNVSNHELELDKCLSELGIRELYVLDQTLVRQPKMSSAPALNYSEYFRSNTSSVGGAENKGLLGFLKFNRRKSKGLSTVSIVPCVDARPSTLGQSQSVMNISRMSPRIEIKKRRAPPAPTPCQGCYTLEAYQVAPDSESTLRKRKAPAPPPTPTTSVTPAPSTPAPFISAQMALSPSPAPSSPTPSLPAEEDSGSELSNGSVYSSSSSSSGVAAGTSVADTSMADSDSASSRADVSKPGPDSTPSSSAAMADSSRDAAPSKVVTGPRSKTVINVASYSAPTSKVEKVDSTPSSNADKAKPTPYLSRSTTPEETRGESALGLKLDETENNRHSAMGAECPVPLKPLRTPVREPSQLVIPPPPQYPPPPSDPDSPDASPESHGEEAPQSWLHSRCLSVAGPQTPDTEAEETLSMGSSGSFQDQGYAASEGMAEDSGLVSSPSASDTTHPTSPDGSLSLGSSGSSHPMIHPLTKDCSSDSDEGCATWGSRHRHSSDISHNDKAGKTKDIYDEDTVLTTQLNQTLADLDADLADISHIDAVSVQEHPYVMSTESNDIPVSVVDMEVPVTAIDEVLEDYETPSMTDHQATLMSSSQRTDNKNLNHSPHHSSVGGIQNKNNNACMSDGSSKVSSAQPQPAQRLKSPGKKLANGTMGKDHTAVVSKTKVEVQRWESTEGAERKASPVNSSLAVPESHSKSPEEEVPKYRGHAASQAQTKITCSPVSRFGMKTFTIVPPKPAVATRPQKPAETPATLTTGAIRIDDQGNMVKVAIARNKFGGSSESGINKDDSVSPLLGKAKTFRSSSEKQDTSADSVPTSRGPVPFTKTQSPESEVHKPTHRVVASEPPAAKATPKASEPVAKMTPKETCKDVVEVTKDISQEAEGKASVPVSETPVQQKTMKLNPGILQDQKRNLSFLKPSRRTSSQYVASAIAKYAVKPTMAKADNIQEVPTELSDPMRRPPGSYGYQKEGRSFHVNPQRSSGTSTNVPVKKESSSGSGSYHAGAKCYPDYLSAEKRVVSGESTQGVDRSGYGSSSTLRVAGRNSKSLDSDTVANNTKQHGPNSPSQMTPEPQSPTKQVPAISKPSQGQPPAETLGPKGHPALAKKPEPPRAAAASNDLPEPQQVSLYGPVKKFKPVIMKSVQVDTSLHTTLMSAIQCGDGKERLRKVSDSSASSTLKKSSFVEEENERCALLAAIRGQSNTAGLRKTISQAAEELDKFRKTEEDVCDAFPAMPPPPPFLPPPPPPPSMLPPPPPAPPSTQPKPTMVGEPLGAGRNPALARDAMLEAIRSGSAADRLKKVNAPTKTVQVNGRLGTIQAASSLSQGQ